The proteins below come from a single Pedobacter aquae genomic window:
- the rpoB gene encoding DNA-directed RNA polymerase subunit beta, with amino-acid sequence MANKSNQRINFAQSKHVIDYPDFLDVQIQSFKEFFQLETTSDNRHTEGLFKVFAENFPISDSRNIFVLEFLDYFIDPPRYDIQECIERGLTYSVPLKAKLRLSCNDEEHEDFETIVQDVYLGTIPYMTPKGTFVINGAERVIVSQLHRSPGVFFGVSRHTNGSKLYSARVIPFKGSWIEFATDVNNVMYAYIDRKKKFPVTTLLRAIGYDSDKDILELFDLADEVKVSKSGLKKYVGRKLAARVLKKWVEDFVDEDTGEVVSIDRNEIILERETILEDDHIDMIVDAGVKTLILSKEDSNSGDYTIIYNTLQKDTSNSAKEAVEHIYRQLRNAEPPDEETARGIIDRLFFSDKRYDLGDVGRYRINRKLKLDTPVETKVLTKMDIIAIVKYLIKLINSKEDVDDIDHLSNRRVRTVGEQLYAQFGVGLSRMARTIRERMNIRDNEVFTPTDLINARTLSSVINSFFGTNQLSQFMDQTNPLAEITHKRRLSALGPGGLSRERAGFEVRDVHYTHYGRLCTIETPEGPNIGLISSLCVHAKINNLGFIETPYRKVVNGKVDVGQPVIYLSAEDEDGMTIAQANAQYDEKGNYADDKVKARYEGDFPVIEPEKLDYMDVSPNQITSIAASLIPFLEHDDANRALMGSNMQRQAVPLLRPEAPVVGTGLEGRVARDSRTLINAEGNGVVEYVDANKITIKYDRTEDDTLVSFDGESKSYNLIKFKKTNQSTCINLKPIVKKGQRVEKGQVLCEGYATQDGELALGRNLKVAFMPWQGYNFEDAIVISERVVSQDIFTSLHIEEFELEVRDTKRGEEELTPDIPNVSEEATKDLDENGIIRVGAEVKEGDILIGKITPKGESDPSPEEKLLRAIFGDKAGDVKDASLKTPPSINGVVIDTKLFSRAKKTSKAEEKAQLDKLEARHEKAVRELREALVEKLFTIVNGKTSQGVYNVYKELLIAKGVKFTQKLLMELDYNHINPTKWTTDEDKNELIKALLHNFNIKVNEELGAYRRDKFAISVGDELPSGIVQMAKVYVAKKRKLKVGDKMAGRHGNKGIVARIVRDEDMPFLSDGTPVDIVLNPLGVPSRMNLGQIYETVLGWAGKELGLKFATPIFDGASHDEVEHYVKEAGVPESGRTYLYNGLTGERFDQPTTVGIIYMLKLGHMVDDKMHARSIGPYSLITQQPLGGKAQFGGQRFGEMEVWALEAFGAANILQEILTVKSDDVVGRAKTYEAIVKGENLPTPGVPESFNVLVHELRGLGLDITLD; translated from the coding sequence TTGGCAAACAAAAGCAATCAAAGGATAAACTTTGCTCAAAGTAAGCATGTAATTGATTATCCTGATTTTCTGGATGTTCAAATCCAATCGTTCAAGGAATTCTTTCAGTTAGAAACCACTTCAGATAACCGTCATACAGAAGGTTTATTTAAAGTTTTTGCTGAAAACTTTCCGATCTCAGACTCGAGAAACATATTTGTTTTAGAATTTCTGGATTACTTTATTGATCCACCTCGTTATGATATACAAGAGTGTATTGAGCGTGGATTAACTTATAGTGTACCTCTTAAGGCAAAATTAAGATTGTCTTGTAATGATGAGGAACACGAAGATTTTGAAACAATTGTTCAGGATGTTTATTTAGGAACTATTCCTTACATGACACCTAAAGGAACTTTTGTTATCAATGGTGCAGAGCGTGTAATTGTTTCTCAACTACACCGTTCACCAGGTGTGTTTTTCGGTGTAAGTCGTCATACAAACGGTAGTAAATTATACTCAGCTCGTGTTATCCCTTTCAAAGGTTCATGGATAGAGTTTGCTACAGACGTTAACAATGTGATGTATGCTTACATAGACCGTAAAAAGAAATTCCCTGTAACTACGCTTTTAAGAGCAATTGGTTATGATTCTGATAAAGATATCTTAGAATTATTCGACTTAGCTGATGAAGTTAAGGTTAGCAAATCAGGACTTAAAAAATATGTAGGTCGTAAACTTGCTGCAAGAGTTCTTAAGAAATGGGTAGAAGATTTTGTGGATGAAGATACAGGTGAAGTTGTTTCTATTGATAGAAATGAAATTATTCTTGAAAGAGAAACCATTTTAGAAGATGATCATATCGATATGATTGTTGATGCTGGCGTTAAAACTTTAATTCTTTCTAAAGAAGATAGCAACAGCGGAGACTATACTATCATTTATAATACTTTACAAAAAGATACCTCTAACTCTGCTAAAGAAGCGGTAGAACATATCTACAGACAATTACGTAACGCAGAACCACCTGATGAGGAAACCGCTCGTGGTATCATAGATCGTTTATTCTTCTCAGATAAACGTTATGATTTAGGCGACGTTGGTCGTTACCGTATCAATCGTAAGTTAAAATTAGATACTCCTGTGGAGACTAAAGTTTTAACTAAGATGGATATCATTGCGATTGTTAAATACTTGATCAAATTAATTAACTCTAAAGAGGATGTTGATGATATCGATCACTTATCTAACCGTCGTGTTCGTACTGTTGGTGAGCAACTTTATGCTCAGTTTGGTGTAGGTTTATCAAGAATGGCAAGAACCATTCGTGAGCGTATGAATATCCGTGACAACGAGGTATTTACGCCAACTGATTTGATTAATGCTCGTACCCTATCTTCAGTAATCAATTCTTTCTTTGGAACTAACCAGTTATCTCAATTCATGGATCAAACCAATCCATTGGCTGAGATTACTCACAAACGTCGTTTATCGGCTTTAGGTCCTGGTGGTTTATCAAGAGAGAGAGCTGGTTTTGAGGTTCGTGACGTTCACTATACCCACTATGGTCGTTTGTGTACCATTGAAACTCCAGAGGGACCAAACATTGGTTTGATTTCTTCTCTTTGTGTGCATGCTAAAATTAATAACCTTGGATTTATTGAAACGCCTTACCGTAAAGTTGTTAACGGTAAAGTAGATGTAGGCCAGCCTGTTATTTATTTAAGTGCAGAAGATGAAGACGGTATGACCATCGCTCAGGCAAACGCTCAATACGATGAAAAAGGAAATTATGCTGATGATAAAGTAAAAGCAAGATATGAGGGTGACTTCCCGGTAATTGAGCCAGAAAAGCTAGATTATATGGACGTATCTCCTAATCAGATTACTTCAATCGCAGCGTCATTAATTCCTTTCTTAGAACATGATGATGCGAATAGAGCTTTGATGGGATCAAACATGCAACGTCAAGCTGTTCCTTTATTACGTCCAGAAGCTCCTGTAGTAGGTACAGGTTTAGAAGGTCGTGTTGCTCGTGATTCAAGAACATTGATCAATGCAGAAGGTAATGGTGTTGTTGAGTATGTTGATGCTAATAAGATTACCATAAAATATGATAGAACAGAAGATGATACTTTAGTTTCATTTGATGGAGAATCTAAATCATACAACTTAATTAAGTTTAAGAAAACCAACCAAAGTACTTGTATCAACTTAAAGCCAATTGTTAAAAAAGGCCAAAGAGTTGAAAAAGGTCAAGTTCTTTGCGAAGGTTATGCTACACAAGATGGTGAATTAGCCCTTGGAAGAAACTTAAAAGTTGCTTTCATGCCTTGGCAAGGTTACAACTTTGAGGATGCTATTGTAATCTCTGAAAGAGTTGTTTCTCAGGATATCTTTACTTCTCTTCATATTGAAGAATTTGAATTAGAAGTTCGTGATACTAAACGTGGTGAAGAGGAGTTAACTCCAGATATCCCTAACGTTTCTGAAGAAGCTACTAAAGATTTAGATGAAAATGGTATCATTAGAGTAGGTGCTGAAGTTAAAGAAGGTGATATCCTTATAGGTAAAATCACCCCTAAAGGAGAGTCTGATCCTTCACCAGAAGAGAAACTTTTAAGAGCAATCTTTGGAGATAAAGCTGGTGATGTTAAAGATGCATCTTTAAAAACTCCACCATCAATTAACGGTGTTGTTATTGATACTAAATTATTCTCAAGAGCTAAGAAAACTTCTAAAGCAGAAGAGAAAGCTCAGTTAGATAAATTAGAAGCAAGACACGAAAAAGCTGTAAGAGAACTACGTGAGGCCTTAGTAGAGAAATTATTTACTATCGTAAATGGTAAAACTTCTCAAGGTGTTTACAATGTTTACAAAGAGCTTTTAATAGCTAAAGGCGTTAAGTTTACTCAGAAATTGTTAATGGAATTGGATTATAATCATATTAATCCAACTAAATGGACAACTGATGAGGACAAAAACGAATTGATAAAAGCGCTTTTACATAACTTCAATATTAAAGTTAACGAAGAATTAGGTGCTTACCGCAGAGATAAATTTGCTATCAGTGTGGGTGATGAGCTTCCTTCAGGTATCGTTCAAATGGCGAAAGTTTATGTTGCTAAAAAACGTAAATTAAAAGTTGGTGATAAAATGGCTGGTCGTCACGGTAATAAGGGTATTGTTGCTCGTATCGTTCGTGATGAAGACATGCCTTTCCTTTCTGATGGAACTCCGGTGGATATCGTGTTAAACCCATTAGGTGTACCTTCTCGTATGAACCTTGGACAGATTTACGAAACTGTATTAGGTTGGGCAGGTAAAGAATTAGGATTGAAATTTGCAACTCCAATTTTTGATGGTGCATCTCATGATGAGGTTGAACATTACGTAAAAGAAGCTGGTGTACCAGAATCAGGAAGAACATACTTATACAATGGCTTAACCGGGGAGCGTTTTGACCAACCAACAACCGTAGGTATCATCTATATGTTGAAACTAGGTCACATGGTTGATGATAAAATGCATGCTCGTTCAATAGGACCATACTCATTAATTACACAACAACCATTAGGTGGTAAAGCACAATTTGGTGGTCAGCGTTTTGGTGAGATGGAGGTTTGGGCACTTGAAGCGTTTGGTGCTGCTAACATTCTACAAGAGATATTAACAGTTAAATCTGATGATGTTGTAGGAAGAGCAAAAACTTACGAAGCAATTGTTAAAGGTGAAAATCTTCCAACTCCAGGCGTTCCAGAATCATTCAACGTATTGGTTCATGAACTAAGAGGATTAGGTTTAGATATTACATTAGACTAA